The region CACCGAGGCCTTCGCCGGACGCGATCTTTCACCGGCAACGCTCGCCGCCACCTGCGATGTTGCCAGACTGGGCGCTCCCGAGGAGTTGGCCCTGATCCGTTTGCTCGCAGGCTGGCCACGGCTGGTGGAAAGTGCCGCCGAGGCCCACGAGCCTCATCGTGTTGCGTTTTATCTGGCGGATCTGGCCGCAGCCTTCCATGGTCTTTGGAACCGTGGTAACGAACACGCGGAGTTGCGCTTCCTGTTGCCCGACGACGAAGCCACATCCCTGGCCCGCCTCGCCTTGGTGCAGGCCGTGGCAACGGTGATCGCCTCCGGTCTGGAAATCTTCGGAGTCCACCCCAAAGAGGAGATGCGCTGATGGTGATCCGCCGCTCCAGCGACGACGACGACAAGGTCGATCTGGACGAGCAGCAGCTCCTTAAACTTCTCCCCGAGGAACTGCGCGACACCGACGAAATCTATCTGGACGACGACGATCCCGCGCCGTCAAGCAAGGCCGGACTCATCGCCATTGTGGCCGGGATCGGCGGTGGCCTTCTCGTGGCCGGACTGGCCGCTTGGTATCTGCTGGGCGGTGGGACTGCCCAGGTGGCTGACGACGAAAGCCTCGTGCCCTTGGTTACGGCCGAGACCCAGACCATCAAGGAACGCCCCGAAGAGCCGGGCGGTCTCCAGGTCGAGAACAAGGATAAGCACGTCTACGGTCGCCTCAGCGAGGATGATCCCTCTAGCTTGCCGGCCGAAACCCTGCTGCCCGAGCCCGAGCAGCCGCGCTTGCCGTCCCCGGCTCCCGCTCCGGCTTTGTCCGCGGCCGGGGTGACACCGCCCCCACCGGCTCCGGCCGTTGACGACGACGAGACAGCGCCTTTGGCTCTGCCCGCCGATGGTCTCSGCCCCCGGCCCGCGCTGGCTCCCGCCCTGACCAGCCGTCCGCAGCCCATGGCCCCGGTGACCAGTGTTCCTTCGCCCGCTTCCGTTGCGGCTCCGGCCGCAGCGGTTGCGGCTCCCGCCCCCGTGAGCGCTCCGCCAACCGCCAAAGTCCAGCCGGCCCCGACTCCACTCCCGGCCCCGGCGGCTCCAGTCCAAGCCGCGGCCCAGCCGACCCCGGCCAAGCCGGCGCCACAGGTTTTGACCGCTCCCGCCAAGGCCCAGCCGGCCCCGGTTCAGCCCCCCGCGACCCAGGCCGCGCCGGCCAAGACCACCGAGCAGGTTGCGGCCAAGCCGGGCCCTGCCCCCGCGGCGTCTGCGGCGGGCGGTCCGGCCGTGGTCCAGTTCGTGGCCCTGCGCACCGCCGAGGAAGCCGAGGCGGTTTGGCAGAAGCTGATGGCGCAACATCGCGATCTCGTGGGAGGCTTGCAGCACGAGGTGGTGCGTGCCGACCTC is a window of Pararhodospirillum photometricum DSM 122 DNA encoding:
- a CDS encoding SPOR domain-containing protein, translated to MVIRRSSDDDDKVDLDEQQLLKLLPEELRDTDEIYLDDDDPAPSSKAGLIAIVAGIGGGLLVAGLAAWYLLGGGTAQVADDESLVPLVTAETQTIKERPEEPGGLQVENKDKHVYGRLSEDDPSSLPAETLLPEPEQPRLPSPAPAPALSAAGVTPPPPAPAVDDDETAPLALPADGLXPRPALAPALTSRPQPMAPVTSVPSPASVAAPAAAVAAPAPVSAPPTAKVQPAPTPLPAPAAPVQAAAQPTPAKPAPQVLTAPAKAQPAPVQPPATQAAPAKTTEQVAAKPGPAPAASAAGGPAVVQFVALRTAEEAEAVWQKLMAQHRDLVGGLQHEVVRADLGDKGVFYRLRAKGVASRADAKTLCDALAARGQGCLIVR